A stretch of the Plodia interpunctella isolate USDA-ARS_2022_Savannah chromosome Z, ilPloInte3.2, whole genome shotgun sequence genome encodes the following:
- the LOC128682778 gene encoding probable H/ACA ribonucleoprotein complex subunit 1, producing MRAFVVLACVALAYGRPEPPVGYSYSAPSTRYSAPSSSYGAPSAGGHRIVVGGHSGGISLGGGHSSGLISGGHSSGGHSFGAGSIGGGLGGGLSFSGGDSGFSSGYAGGYSGAPLVQKHIYVHVPPPEPVEQRAPRIPAVAPPQKHYKIIFIKAPAPPAPQAPIIPVQPQNEEKTLVYVLVKKPEEQPDIIIPTPAPTQPSKPEVYFIKYQTQKESGGAIGGGVIGGGAIGGGDLGGIALGAGAGVGGGAGGHGGDDIGADFGASGADAGSDGGHGGATNTQYGPPGHVAGPLH from the exons ATGCGCGCTTTCGTG GTTCTCGCCTGTGTGGCGTTGGCCTATGGCCGCCCTGAGCCTCCAGTTGGATACAGCTATTCCGCTCCTAGCACCAGATACTCCGCTCCTTCTAGTAGCTATGGAGCTCCATCCGCTGGTGGTCATAGAATCGTTGTCGGAGGACATTCTGGAGGAATATCTCTCGGCGGCGGACACTCGAGTGGCCTTATCAGCGGCGGGCACTCCTCTGGCGGCCACTCTTTCGGAGCCGGCAGCATCGGAGGAGGGCTAGGCGGTGGATTGAGTTTCAGCGGCGGGGACTCAGGATTCAGCAGTGGTTATGCCGGTGGCTATTCGGGCGCTCCACTAGTCCAGAAACACATCTACGTCCACGTGCCTCCTCCAGAACCAGTCGAACAGAGAGCCCCACGTATTCCAGCCGTCGCTCCTCCTCAGAAACATTACAAGATCATCTTCATTAAGGCTCCGGCTCCCCCTGCTCCTCAAGCTCCCATTATCCCCGTCCAGCCCCAGAACGAAGAGAAAACCCTCGTGTACGTCTTGGTCAAGAAGCCAGAAGAGCAACCCGACATCATTATCCCTACCCCAGCACCCACTCAGCCTTCCAAACCCGAAGTCTATTTCATCAAATACCAGACCCAAAAGGAATCCGGTGGCGCTATTGGCGGTGGTGTTATTGGTGGTGGTGCTATCGGCGGTGGTGATTTGGGTGGTATCGCActcggcgcgggcgcgggtgtcggcggcggcgcgggcggTCATGGCGGAGACGACATCGGTGCTGATTTTGGAGCTAGCGGCGCGGACGCTGGCTCCGATGGCGGTCACGGTGGTGCCACAAACACTCAATACGGCCCCCCCGGACATGTTGCGGGACCGCTTCATTAA